The proteins below are encoded in one region of Clostridium estertheticum:
- a CDS encoding iron-containing alcohol dehydrogenase, whose translation MLNFDYSIPTEVFFGKDKIDKLAENVKKYGSKVLLVYGGGSIKKSGLYGKITDIFKENEINFFELSGVEPNPRISSVRKGIEICRENKVELILAVGGGSVIDCSKVIAAGYYYDGDAWDIVLDPRKINKVLPIATILTLAATGSEMDAGAVITNLETSEKLGTGNKDMAPKFSILDPTNTFSVPANQTAAGTADIMSHIFEVYFSNTNEAFMQNRMAEALLKTCIKYGEIAMSDPTNYEARSNLMWTSSLAINGLLSYGKETEWSVHGMEHELSAFYDITHGVGLAILTPHWMEYALNDNTVNKFVEYGVNVWGLDASCDKYEIAHNAIKKTREHFVSLGIPSTLREVGIKEEKLEEMAKQATVRGKLGSFKPLDAQDVLNIYKAAF comes from the coding sequence ATGTTAAATTTTGATTATTCAATACCAACAGAAGTGTTTTTTGGAAAAGATAAAATAGATAAACTTGCAGAGAACGTAAAGAAGTATGGTTCCAAAGTTTTGCTTGTTTACGGTGGCGGTAGCATAAAGAAAAGTGGATTATATGGTAAAATCACAGATATATTTAAGGAAAATGAAATAAACTTCTTCGAGTTATCAGGTGTAGAGCCTAACCCAAGAATATCAAGCGTAAGAAAAGGGATTGAAATATGCAGAGAAAATAAAGTAGAACTTATACTTGCTGTAGGTGGAGGAAGTGTAATTGATTGTTCAAAGGTAATAGCAGCTGGCTATTACTATGATGGGGATGCATGGGATATTGTACTTGATCCAAGAAAAATAAATAAAGTTCTCCCAATTGCAACTATACTAACATTAGCGGCGACTGGTTCTGAAATGGATGCAGGAGCAGTAATTACAAATCTAGAAACTAGTGAAAAATTAGGCACTGGTAATAAAGATATGGCTCCTAAGTTTTCAATACTAGACCCTACTAATACATTTTCAGTGCCTGCAAATCAAACAGCGGCGGGTACAGCTGATATAATGAGCCATATTTTTGAAGTGTATTTTAGTAATACAAATGAAGCTTTTATGCAAAATAGAATGGCAGAAGCACTTCTTAAAACTTGTATAAAATATGGAGAAATAGCAATGTCTGACCCTACAAACTATGAAGCAAGATCTAATTTAATGTGGACATCAAGTCTTGCTATAAATGGCCTATTAAGTTATGGAAAAGAAACAGAGTGGAGTGTTCATGGAATGGAGCATGAGTTAAGTGCATTCTATGATATTACTCATGGAGTTGGTCTTGCAATTTTAACACCACATTGGATGGAGTATGCACTAAATGATAATACAGTAAACAAGTTTGTTGAATATGGAGTTAATGTTTGGGGACTTGATGCTAGTTGTGACAAATATGAAATAGCTCATAATGCTATTAAAAAAACAAGAGAGCACTTTGTATCATTAGGAATACCTTCCACATTAAGAGAAGTTGGAATTAAGGAAGAAAAACTAGAAGAAATGGCAAAACAAGCTACTGTACGCGGAAAACTTGGAAGCTTCAAACCTTTAGATGCACAGGACGTACTAAATATATATAAAGCTGCTTTTTAA
- a CDS encoding tetratricopeptide repeat protein produces the protein MDKSIVKNTSIISVIVVIVVVCGGFGINKYSKTQTYNNLITTANKDMDQGEYEQAIALFNQSLQYKDDSNVKNNVKLATNLKEVKSILDQGTKLMNDKKYLDGIEQFKKVTKEDNKLYDNAQKGIEECKKQYIAQNIKLATDAIKDTKYDEATKCLEGILKLDSNNADAKKLKENMGKTIQKQKDNAQVAIKALAVAKDQSTAKVQQDGNGKITKNEAVNLVRQKTGIEENSTTYTVVIEDESKPIKIINGKQYYSILTAAKAPMAHIIIFYVEVDTGKVYENNMGETVLVN, from the coding sequence ATGGATAAAAGTATAGTGAAAAATACATCGATTATTTCTGTGATAGTTGTAATAGTTGTTGTATGTGGAGGATTTGGAATCAATAAATATAGTAAAACTCAGACATATAATAACTTAATAACTACGGCTAATAAAGATATGGATCAAGGCGAATATGAGCAAGCCATTGCATTATTTAATCAATCATTACAGTATAAAGATGATTCTAATGTTAAAAATAATGTTAAATTAGCAACCAATCTAAAGGAAGTTAAATCGATTTTGGATCAAGGTACTAAGCTGATGAATGATAAGAAATATCTAGATGGCATAGAACAATTTAAGAAAGTTACCAAGGAAGATAATAAACTATACGATAATGCTCAGAAAGGTATAGAAGAATGTAAAAAACAATACATTGCACAAAACATTAAGCTGGCAACCGACGCGATTAAAGATACTAAGTATGATGAAGCTACTAAATGCTTAGAAGGTATATTAAAGTTAGATAGTAATAATGCTGATGCTAAGAAATTAAAAGAGAATATGGGGAAAACTATACAAAAACAAAAGGACAATGCACAGGTAGCAATAAAAGCTCTAGCAGTAGCTAAAGATCAATCAACAGCAAAAGTTCAACAAGATGGAAATGGTAAGATAACTAAAAATGAGGCCGTAAATCTTGTTAGGCAAAAAACAGGTATAGAAGAAAATAGTACTACATATACAGTAGTGATAGAAGATGAATCTAAACCAATTAAAATAATTAATGGTAAACAATATTATAGCATTTTGACAGCTGCAAAAGCTCCGATGGCACACATAATTATATTTTACGTTGAAGTTGATACAGGAAAGGTTTATGAAAATAATATGGGAGAAACGGTTTTAGTAAATTAG
- the nfsB gene encoding oxygen-insensitive NAD(P)H nitroreductase — MNLIEILNTRYSAKEFDSTKKISDEDLIKIKALLRLSASSVNAQPWHFVIANTDEGKKQISKSTQGFFNFNEAKVLGASHVVVFCSRTDMDEEYLLHVLEKEDADGRFTEKEFKDNQHMGRSKFVNIHRDDEKDLQDWMDKQVYLNMGSLLLGVAALGIDAVPMEGFDKEVLDEELGLRKKGYTAVAIVGLGYRSGNDFNSELPKSRLKEDEIITII, encoded by the coding sequence ATGAACTTAATTGAAATTTTAAACACACGTTATTCTGCAAAGGAGTTTGATTCTACAAAGAAAATTTCTGATGAAGATTTAATCAAAATCAAGGCTCTTTTAAGACTTAGTGCATCTAGTGTTAATGCTCAACCATGGCACTTTGTAATTGCAAATACAGATGAGGGTAAAAAGCAAATTAGTAAAAGTACTCAAGGCTTTTTTAATTTTAATGAAGCTAAAGTGTTAGGGGCATCTCATGTTGTTGTATTTTGTTCAAGAACTGATATGGATGAAGAATATTTGCTTCATGTATTAGAAAAAGAGGATGCTGATGGTCGGTTTACTGAGAAAGAATTTAAAGATAACCAACACATGGGTCGTTCAAAATTTGTAAATATACATCGTGATGATGAAAAAGATTTACAAGATTGGATGGATAAACAAGTGTATTTAAACATGGGTAGTCTTTTATTAGGTGTTGCGGCTCTTGGCATTGATGCTGTACCAATGGAAGGTTTTGATAAGGAAGTTTTAGATGAAGAGTTAGGGTTACGTAAAAAAGGATATACAGCAGTTGCTATAGTTGGATTAGGTTATCGCAGTGGTAATGATTTTAACTCTGAATTACCTAAATCTAGATTAAAAGAGGATGAAATCATTACTATCATCTAA
- a CDS encoding ABC transporter permease, protein MTENSLRKTPNFKSVSIDRRKSHITTRESQTYWQDAVRRLKENKIAMISMFVIISVIIMAIVGPFISKFNYSSNNLLNSNMWPDKIHWFGTDELGRDLFVRVMYGARISLSVGFVAAIINLTIGVFYGGIAGYYGGNVDNIMMRIVDVLYSIPMMLYVILLMVVLGKSLLNVFITLGIIYWVGMARIVRSQVLSLKEQEFILAAKAAGASKFRIILRHLIPNSMGAIIVTLTLSIPEAIFTEAFLSFIGLGVAAPMSSWGTLCNDALATYKTYPYQLFIPALAISITMIAFNLFGDGLRDALDPKMRK, encoded by the coding sequence ATGACTGAAAATAGTTTAAGGAAAACACCTAATTTTAAATCCGTAAGCATTGATAGAAGAAAGAGTCACATAACGACAAGAGAAAGCCAAACTTACTGGCAAGATGCAGTTCGTAGACTTAAAGAAAACAAAATCGCTATGATTTCAATGTTTGTAATTATTAGTGTAATAATTATGGCAATTGTTGGTCCATTTATAAGCAAATTCAATTATTCATCAAATAACCTTTTAAATTCAAACATGTGGCCAGATAAAATTCATTGGTTTGGAACAGATGAATTAGGAAGAGATTTATTTGTAAGAGTTATGTACGGAGCTAGAATATCTCTTTCTGTAGGTTTTGTAGCTGCAATTATTAATTTAACTATAGGTGTATTTTATGGTGGTATTGCAGGTTATTATGGTGGAAATGTTGATAATATAATGATGCGTATTGTAGATGTTCTGTATAGTATACCAATGATGCTTTACGTTATACTTTTAATGGTTGTTTTAGGTAAAAGTCTCCTCAATGTATTTATAACTCTTGGAATTATATATTGGGTTGGGATGGCTCGTATTGTAAGGAGCCAAGTTTTATCCTTAAAAGAGCAAGAGTTCATATTAGCCGCAAAAGCTGCAGGTGCTAGTAAATTTAGGATTATTTTAAGACATCTAATACCTAATTCTATGGGTGCTATAATAGTTACTTTAACACTTTCTATACCTGAAGCTATTTTCACAGAAGCTTTTTTGAGCTTCATTGGACTTGGTGTTGCTGCTCCAATGTCGAGTTGGGGAACATTATGCAATGATGCTTTAGCAACATATAAAACATATCCATATCAATTATTTATACCGGCTTTAGCTATTTCAATTACAATGATTGCTTTTAACCTATTTGGTGATGGCTTAAGAGATGCCCTTGATCCAAAAATGAGAAAGTAG
- the mntA gene encoding type VII toxin-antitoxin system MntA family adenylyltransferase antitoxin — MELKDTDIDIIKEFLIEKIKPFLIYIFGSYAKGTSRSNSDIDIAFLSDEDFSEYEIFMNAQELAGLLNREIDLVDLKKSSTVFKAQVVGTGKTIFCNNDTRRMYFEMYTFKEYALLNEERAVILENIKKRGNIYGE, encoded by the coding sequence TTGGAACTAAAGGATACAGATATTGATATAATAAAAGAATTTTTAATTGAAAAAATAAAACCATTTCTTATATATATATTTGGATCATATGCAAAAGGGACCTCACGCTCAAATAGTGATATTGATATAGCATTTTTAAGTGATGAAGATTTTAGTGAATATGAAATATTTATGAATGCACAAGAATTAGCAGGTTTACTTAATAGAGAAATTGATCTTGTAGACTTAAAAAAGTCATCTACAGTATTTAAAGCTCAAGTAGTTGGGACGGGAAAAACAATTTTTTGTAATAATGATACGAGAAGAATGTATTTTGAAATGTATACATTTAAAGAATATGCTTTATTAAATGAAGAACGAGCAGTTATATTAGAGAATATAAAGAAAAGAGGAAATATATATGGGGAATGA
- the hepT gene encoding type VII toxin-antitoxin system HepT family RNase toxin produces the protein MKDAFEVLCSNGLINSNLMNKLKAMVGFRNIAVHNYQAINLKIVQEIIEKHLSDISEFSKIIMKKI, from the coding sequence TTGAAAGATGCTTTTGAGGTTTTGTGTAGTAATGGTTTAATTAACAGTAACTTAATGAATAAGTTAAAAGCTATGGTTGGATTTAGAAACATAGCAGTACATAACTACCAAGCTATTAATTTGAAAATTGTGCAAGAGATTATAGAAAAACATTTAAGTGATATTAGCGAGTTTTCTAAGATTATTATGAAGAAAATATAA
- a CDS encoding IS1182 family transposase encodes MINEKNFTQQKLEMVYLEDLVPKDHILRNIDKYMDFSFIRELTQKYYCLDNGRPGVDPILLFKMLFIGYLFGIKSERQLVKEIEVNVAYRWFLGLSLTDVIPDHSTISQNRRRRFKGTDVFQKIFDEVVFKAINLKMVTGKILYTDSTHLKANANKRKLVKIEVEKTPKEYVADLNKAVEEDRINHGKRPLKVKEPVTIIKEIKVSTTDPDSGYMMRDGKPEGFSYLDHRTVDSKHNIITDVYVTPGNINDVDPYIDRLDVQIKKFNFNTKYVGADAGYATNLICKELFERELKSVMGYRRSPHTKGMYTKNKFQYVKEKDIYVCPDLRALHYKTTTRDGYKEYVGNAKDCKECPNRTQCFSDKSKVKTVRRHVWEMYKEDVVKFTKTDKGRNIYRRRKETIERSFADSKQLHGLRYCHMRGLENVQEQCLLTAAVQNMKKIASLLSSMFFYFITKNLLHVTNLSINQNAIA; translated from the coding sequence ATGATTAATGAAAAGAACTTCACACAACAAAAATTAGAAATGGTATATTTAGAGGATTTAGTTCCTAAAGACCATATTCTCAGAAATATAGATAAATACATGGATTTCTCTTTCATAAGAGAATTGACTCAAAAATATTATTGTTTAGATAATGGAAGACCTGGCGTAGATCCTATTTTACTCTTCAAAATGCTGTTTATTGGATACCTATTTGGAATAAAATCTGAGCGACAACTTGTAAAGGAAATTGAAGTAAATGTAGCTTATAGATGGTTTTTAGGACTAAGCCTTACTGATGTTATTCCAGATCATTCAACAATTAGCCAAAATAGACGTAGACGATTTAAAGGAACTGACGTGTTCCAAAAAATATTTGACGAAGTCGTATTTAAGGCTATAAATCTTAAGATGGTAACTGGTAAAATACTTTACACAGATTCTACACACCTAAAAGCAAATGCTAATAAGCGAAAGCTTGTGAAAATTGAAGTTGAAAAAACACCTAAAGAATATGTAGCTGATCTTAATAAAGCTGTAGAGGAAGATAGAATAAATCACGGTAAAAGACCTTTGAAAGTGAAAGAACCTGTTACCATAATAAAAGAAATTAAAGTTAGCACAACTGACCCCGACAGCGGATATATGATGAGAGATGGCAAGCCGGAAGGCTTCTCCTATTTAGATCACAGAACTGTGGACAGTAAACACAATATAATTACTGATGTTTATGTTACTCCTGGAAATATAAATGATGTTGATCCTTATATCGATAGATTGGATGTGCAAATAAAAAAATTTAATTTTAATACAAAATATGTTGGTGCCGATGCTGGTTATGCTACAAATCTTATATGTAAAGAACTATTTGAGAGAGAATTAAAATCTGTAATGGGATATAGAAGGTCTCCACATACAAAAGGAATGTACACTAAAAATAAATTTCAATATGTTAAAGAGAAGGACATATATGTTTGCCCTGACTTAAGGGCTTTGCATTATAAAACGACAACTAGAGATGGATATAAAGAGTATGTTGGGAATGCAAAAGATTGCAAAGAATGCCCAAATAGAACTCAATGTTTTTCTGATAAAAGTAAGGTTAAAACTGTTAGAAGACATGTTTGGGAAATGTATAAAGAAGATGTTGTAAAGTTTACCAAAACGGATAAGGGTAGAAATATATATAGAAGAAGGAAAGAAACTATAGAGCGAAGCTTCGCAGATTCTAAACAACTGCATGGGCTTCGCTATTGCCATATGCGCGGATTAGAAAATGTGCAAGAGCAGTGTCTGCTTACAGCAGCAGTGCAAAATATGAAAAAGATAGCTAGCCTACTATCTTCCATGTTTTTTTATTTTATAACTAAAAACCTGTTGCATGTTACTAATTTATCTATAAATCAAAATGCTATCGCATAA
- a CDS encoding MBL fold metallo-hydrolase, whose product MKIIALKFYKNGEMREAFALGGSMKKEDVDQNKVYPASLQNYLIDTGKELILVDTGLPVETAPFERTPNQMLYMGDKIADFVTALKNVGYKPSDIDKVVITHKHPDHSGELRLFDDSKIYVSETEANDMKLDSKNIIKVKFEDGKYKNFESSQIIADGVRMLPAPGHTNGNSIVVVEDNALYYIIHGDITYTDEALRRNELSVVFEDKDLAAKSLSKVREFIKQNDTVYLSTHTPEGFNSLEKKLVMKL is encoded by the coding sequence ATGAAAATTATAGCTTTGAAATTTTATAAAAATGGCGAGATGAGGGAGGCGTTTGCACTAGGTGGCTCTATGAAGAAAGAAGATGTGGACCAAAATAAAGTATACCCAGCTAGTTTACAAAATTATTTAATAGACACAGGAAAAGAACTTATTTTAGTTGACACAGGACTTCCAGTTGAAACAGCACCTTTTGAACGAACTCCAAATCAAATGTTATACATGGGAGATAAAATCGCTGATTTTGTAACAGCTCTAAAAAATGTTGGATATAAACCTTCTGATATTGATAAAGTTGTAATTACTCATAAACATCCTGATCATTCTGGAGAGCTGAGATTATTTGATGATTCTAAAATTTATGTATCTGAAACTGAAGCAAATGATATGAAATTGGATTCAAAGAATATAATCAAAGTTAAATTTGAGGATGGTAAATATAAAAACTTTGAGAGCAGTCAGATAATAGCTGATGGGGTTAGGATGTTACCTGCACCTGGTCATACTAATGGAAATTCTATAGTTGTTGTAGAAGATAATGCATTATATTACATTATTCATGGGGATATAACATACACAGATGAGGCCTTAAGAAGGAATGAACTCTCAGTTGTATTTGAGGATAAAGACTTAGCCGCTAAAAGTTTATCAAAGGTTAGAGAATTTATTAAGCAAAACGATACAGTTTATTTATCAACCCATACTCCTGAAGGTTTCAATTCTTTAGAGAAAAAATTGGTTATGAAATTATAA
- a CDS encoding glutathione peroxidase, producing MNFYDFSAKKINGQEVNMSDYKGKVLVVVNTASKCGFTPQYGDLEKIYKKYNSQGLEIIGFPCNQFLEQEPGSNKDVTEFCKVNYGVTFQLFEKTDVRGFSAQPIFKYLSEAAPFQGFNLNELNGKFLNSMLKEKFPEYLMGNSIKWNFTKFLIDREGNVVGRFEPTVDPLDMIPKIEELL from the coding sequence ATGAATTTTTATGATTTTTCAGCTAAAAAAATTAATGGGCAAGAAGTTAATATGAGTGATTATAAAGGAAAGGTATTAGTAGTAGTAAACACTGCTAGTAAATGTGGTTTTACACCTCAATATGGAGATTTGGAGAAAATATATAAAAAATATAATAGCCAGGGCCTTGAAATAATAGGATTCCCTTGCAATCAATTTTTAGAGCAAGAACCAGGAAGTAATAAAGATGTTACAGAGTTCTGCAAAGTTAATTATGGAGTAACATTCCAATTATTTGAGAAAACTGATGTAAGAGGATTTTCAGCACAGCCAATCTTCAAGTATTTAAGTGAAGCAGCTCCTTTTCAAGGATTTAATTTAAATGAACTAAACGGAAAATTCTTAAATAGCATGCTAAAGGAAAAATTTCCTGAATATTTAATGGGCAACTCTATTAAATGGAATTTTACAAAATTTTTAATTGATAGAGAAGGAAATGTAGTAGGTAGGTTTGAGCCTACAGTTGACCCATTAGATATGATTCCTAAAATAGAAGAATTATTATAA
- a CDS encoding GTPase — translation MGLETNVLILGKTGVGKSSFINYIYGENRRATGTGKPVTNKGIFKETFELENITVNIYDSWGLEANKADSWEAEIGNYLNEHNESMEIKDWFHTIYYCFSTQSARIENFEINNILKPLINKGNKVSIILTHSDVIGANDKSKAMIDLLKEKLNIDDLDIIKVASERKKLLGGTVKEPFGRTEVLSKLKHNLWDDIKHKLPLNFEKYIRKELYNWICDSESVINNEVKFLNNSSVVERVIGRINFGLKSRFFSIDKRTQEINTEAIEYYIALINVNNNLFAETLYLSNEELKNANFKKEYIKFKYDSSFKFGYWAVIAVCSLLPISNLFVPFTAKHTIKKLLRKSLYERHLEVVNEIPKLVEQFKIGLEGNLNQLKLLE, via the coding sequence ATGGGATTAGAAACGAATGTATTAATTCTTGGAAAAACAGGGGTTGGAAAGAGTTCTTTTATTAACTATATTTATGGTGAAAATAGAAGAGCTACTGGTACAGGTAAACCTGTCACCAATAAAGGTATATTTAAAGAAACCTTTGAATTAGAAAATATTACTGTGAATATTTATGATTCATGGGGATTAGAAGCTAATAAGGCAGATTCATGGGAAGCGGAAATAGGTAATTATTTGAATGAACATAATGAATCAATGGAAATTAAAGATTGGTTTCATACAATATATTATTGTTTTTCAACTCAATCAGCACGAATAGAAAACTTTGAAATAAACAATATATTAAAGCCATTAATAAATAAGGGAAATAAGGTTTCAATAATTTTAACTCATAGTGATGTGATTGGAGCAAATGATAAAAGCAAAGCTATGATAGACTTATTGAAAGAAAAACTAAATATAGATGATCTTGATATAATTAAAGTTGCTAGTGAAAGAAAAAAACTTTTAGGTGGAACGGTTAAGGAACCATTTGGAAGAACTGAAGTTTTGTCAAAGTTAAAACATAATTTGTGGGATGATATAAAACATAAATTACCTTTGAATTTTGAAAAATATATTAGAAAAGAATTATATAATTGGATATGTGATAGTGAGAGTGTAATAAATAATGAGGTTAAATTCCTAAATAATTCTTCTGTAGTAGAAAGAGTTATTGGTAGAATAAATTTTGGGTTGAAAAGTAGATTTTTCTCTATAGATAAAAGAACACAGGAAATAAATACTGAAGCAATTGAGTATTATATAGCTTTAATAAATGTAAATAATAATTTGTTCGCAGAAACACTATATTTATCTAATGAGGAACTAAAAAATGCTAATTTTAAAAAAGAGTATATTAAATTTAAATATGATTCTTCATTTAAATTTGGATATTGGGCAGTAATTGCTGTATGCAGTCTTTTACCTATATCTAATTTATTTGTGCCTTTTACAGCAAAACACACCATAAAAAAACTCTTAAGAAAATCATTATATGAAAGACATTTAGAAGTTGTAAATGAAATTCCTAAATTAGTTGAACAATTTAAAATTGGACTTGAAGGTAATTTGAATCAATTAAAATTACTCGAATAA
- a CDS encoding type 1 glutamine amidotransferase domain-containing protein, translated as MNKKILLISTSESNMNGHPTGLWLEELAEPYNVFKKAGLEVDIASILGGKVILDKVSIPNGIPSEYEVAYKLLENTQSLETAMKNSYDAILFAGGHGPLMDFVNNKNIEELILDTYNNGNIVAGVCHGVAAFVNIKNKDGKYFVDGKNLTAFTDSEEVLAGLEDKVPFAVESRLREQGAIIDKGADFTAKVVVDKNFITGQNPQSSHKIAEVILENLINNK; from the coding sequence ATGAATAAAAAAATATTATTAATATCTACAAGTGAAAGTAATATGAATGGTCATCCAACTGGATTATGGTTAGAGGAACTTGCAGAACCATACAATGTATTCAAAAAGGCTGGATTAGAAGTAGACATAGCTTCAATTTTAGGTGGGAAAGTAATATTAGATAAAGTTTCTATTCCAAATGGAATTCCGAGTGAATATGAAGTGGCCTACAAATTACTAGAGAATACACAATCTTTAGAAACTGCCATGAAAAATTCTTATGATGCTATATTATTTGCAGGTGGTCATGGTCCCTTAATGGACTTCGTAAACAACAAAAATATAGAAGAATTAATTTTAGATACCTATAATAATGGAAATATTGTAGCTGGGGTATGTCATGGTGTTGCAGCTTTTGTTAATATTAAAAACAAAGATGGAAAATATTTTGTAGATGGTAAAAATTTAACTGCTTTTACTGATTCTGAAGAAGTGCTTGCGGGTTTAGAAGATAAGGTTCCTTTCGCCGTAGAAAGTAGATTAAGAGAGCAAGGAGCAATTATCGATAAAGGTGCAGATTTTACTGCGAAAGTAGTTGTAGACAAAAATTTTATAACTGGTCAAAATCCTCAATCAAGCCATAAAATAGCTGAGGTAATTTTAGAAAATTTAATTAATAACAAATAA
- a CDS encoding ABC transporter permease — translation MSKYILKRIFSSIITLWVVITATFILAHIIPGGPFDRDKILPPEVMKNIQQRYNLDKPLTWQYQDYISHLVKLDLGPSFQQRGTSVNDIINRGFPVSARLGVVAVSISLVFGIILGIISAYKQGKWEDNLAMFISTLGVTIPSFVVATLLIYVFGETLRWLPVFGLSSPKHYILPAIALSGFSMAFVSRLIRSSLLEVIRQDYIRAARARGLSEMSIVFVHSLRNAVLPVITYIGPLVASILTGSFVVERIFTIPGLGRSFVDSIANRDYTLVLGVTVFYSILLIVCNLLVDIIYALVDPRINIEG, via the coding sequence ATGTCAAAATACATTCTAAAGAGAATCTTCTCTAGTATTATCACTTTATGGGTGGTCATTACTGCAACATTTATACTTGCACACATAATTCCTGGTGGTCCTTTTGATAGGGACAAGATCCTTCCACCAGAAGTAATGAAAAATATTCAACAAAGATATAATTTGGATAAACCTTTAACATGGCAATATCAGGATTATATTAGTCATTTAGTTAAATTAGATCTTGGACCTTCCTTTCAGCAAAGAGGAACATCAGTTAACGATATTATTAATAGAGGGTTTCCTGTGTCTGCAAGATTAGGAGTTGTTGCAGTTTCTATATCATTAGTCTTTGGAATAATTCTTGGTATAATATCTGCTTATAAACAAGGCAAGTGGGAGGACAACCTGGCAATGTTTATAAGTACATTAGGTGTTACCATACCATCATTTGTAGTTGCAACTCTTCTTATATATGTATTTGGAGAAACACTTAGATGGCTTCCTGTATTTGGGCTTTCAAGTCCGAAACACTATATTTTGCCTGCCATTGCTCTATCCGGGTTTTCAATGGCTTTTGTTTCAAGACTTATACGATCGAGTTTGCTCGAAGTTATTCGTCAAGATTATATTAGAGCTGCAAGAGCAAGAGGACTATCTGAAATGTCAATTGTTTTTGTACATTCTTTAAGAAATGCTGTACTTCCTGTAATTACTTATATTGGTCCTTTAGTAGCCTCAATTTTAACTGGAAGTTTTGTGGTAGAAAGAATTTTTACAATACCTGGACTAGGCAGATCATTTGTTGATAGTATAGCTAACAGAGATTATACCTTAGTCCTTGGAGTGACAGTTTTCTACAGTATATTATTAATTGTATGTAATCTTTTAGTAGATATTATTTATGCATTAGTTGATCCTAGGATTAATATTGAAGGGTAG